A DNA window from Gammaproteobacteria bacterium contains the following coding sequences:
- a CDS encoding glutathione S-transferase family protein, with translation MKRLKLLGEPSFGSAIVEAQLDWYGFDYDFEAVGDLFQSEAARQRVGGFNPLAQVPTLVLADGTVMTESAAITLHLADVAGDASLVPAAGEPERPRFLRWLIFLVANVYPTYTYADDPSRFVHREAAAQDFRRAVDDYAKRLYAILEGEASAPWFLGERFSALDLYVCTMTHWRPRPPWFAEHTPKLAAITGAAEKIPKLERAWRRNGFLDSTAA, from the coding sequence ATGAAGCGTTTGAAACTCCTCGGCGAGCCGAGTTTCGGCTCCGCCATCGTCGAAGCGCAGCTCGACTGGTACGGGTTCGACTACGACTTCGAAGCGGTCGGGGATCTCTTCCAGTCGGAAGCCGCGCGACAGCGCGTGGGCGGATTCAACCCGCTCGCGCAAGTGCCGACGCTCGTGCTCGCCGACGGCACGGTCATGACCGAGAGCGCGGCGATCACGCTGCACCTCGCCGACGTCGCCGGCGACGCATCGCTAGTCCCGGCGGCCGGCGAGCCCGAGCGGCCGCGGTTTCTTCGCTGGCTGATCTTTCTCGTCGCGAACGTCTACCCGACGTACACGTATGCGGACGACCCGTCGCGCTTCGTGCATCGCGAGGCCGCCGCGCAGGACTTTCGCCGCGCCGTCGACGACTACGCGAAGAGGCTCTATGCAATCCTGGAAGGGGAGGCGTCCGCGCCGTGGTTTCTCGGCGAGCGCTTCTCCGCGCTCGACCTCTACGTATGCACGATGACCCACTGGCGCCCGCGGCCGCCGTGGTTCGCGGAGCACACGCCGAAGCTCGCCGCGATCACCGGCGCGGCCGAGAAGATACCGAAGCTCGAGCGCGCGTGGCGGCGCAACGGGTTCTTGGATTCGACGGCCGCATGA